In Stenotrophomonas sp. 610A2, one DNA window encodes the following:
- the sufT gene encoding putative Fe-S cluster assembly protein SufT, whose product MYSRSSEPVHFERDCPAVMVPQGDSVTLPAGSYGYITQALGGSYTVFVEGNLFRIAGKDGDAIGKEPPPGLELPDDAGDEEVEKLVWQQLRTCFDPEIPFNIVDLGLIYEVDIKHLDDGQREVDVKMTLTAPGCGMGEILVDDVRSKLEMIPTVAQADVDLVFDPPWGRHMMSEAARLETGML is encoded by the coding sequence ATGTATTCGCGTAGCAGTGAACCAGTCCATTTTGAGCGTGATTGCCCGGCCGTGATGGTGCCGCAGGGCGATAGCGTGACCTTGCCGGCCGGCAGTTATGGCTACATCACCCAGGCACTGGGTGGCAGCTATACGGTGTTTGTCGAAGGCAATCTCTTCCGTATCGCCGGCAAGGACGGCGACGCCATCGGCAAGGAGCCGCCGCCGGGGCTGGAACTGCCCGATGACGCTGGCGACGAGGAGGTCGAGAAGCTGGTGTGGCAACAGCTGCGGACCTGCTTCGACCCGGAAATTCCGTTCAACATCGTCGATCTGGGGCTTATCTACGAAGTGGATATCAAGCATCTGGACGACGGCCAGCGCGAGGTCGACGTCAAGATGACCTTGACCGCACCGGGCTGCGGCATGGGCGAGATCCTGGTCGACGACGTGCGCAGCAAGCTGGAGATGATTCCGACGGTGGCCCAGGCCGACGTCGACCTGGTGTTCGACCCGCCGTGGGGCCGCCACATGATGTCCGAGGCGGCGCGCCTGGAAACTGGCATGCTGTAA
- a CDS encoding TonB-dependent receptor plug domain-containing protein, whose protein sequence is MSIQPLSQAVRLALLPISTAALALGATGSVLAQDTAPKEEATNLDRIQVTGSRIKRADLETSSPVFTIDRQNIESSGAATVGEFLQRTPAIAGAATNPQVNNGGGAGAATVDLRGLGVNRSLVLVDGKRWIGTISNANGAVDVNSIPMGLIERVEVLKDGASAIYGSDAIGGVVNFILRKDFEGVEASAFYGISSRGDADTQRFDATFGLAGEKGRMMLGASYDKEDSVSAADRTYSSQPYQLYAGEKGIGGTSRILTGRYVVPRDVAIARGTTLDANCAQPSGTNPNPNVVLTRIDGRAGTAGSDFRCFNGNTDTYNFQSDGNLNLTPQERTSLFMSGNYQLTDNIEAFVLGSWLRTESSFFIAPLPFDGRADVDNVPISKDSLYNPFGVDITDARLRLRDFIPTRTTRFETETYQITGGLRGVFGDSTWSWDASYGYGRTPQSSTVRGYLIGQGLTDALGPSMIDPVTGNPICVRTAGNAATAINDCIPVNFMGPAPDPSTATGQAQLAALELINPTIHSTSENDLKVFNANVTGDLFSLPAGAVSLAVGAERRIESASSSSDFLTIIPPGKTVCRITQEACTGGDINGEFDVNEIYAEALIPLLADAPFAEKLNVSLGTRYSDYSNFGGTTNSKIGVEWKPFADLLVRATYADVFRAPTIGDLYSPTVPSANTYSDPCNGYEGGNPAACAGVPTDGTFRQSNNQVTSFQVSDPNLQPEEGDVLTYGFVYSPSWLEGFSVTADYWRVKLDQFIVNLPENMLLNQCFNFGRFCDTFIRDANGDVAQMTNKIGNFGSMKTSGMDLGFRYQLPEGAWGKLVWNLDTTYLAEYEVQLVSGDPTSDVGAFPGIPGSVGLAGTFVDNASSGFGNMARWRALNDLTWSLGNLSASLTTRYVHHVYEAPDVADVTEPGYVARRRVPSFTQTDFQIGYRFEDLKNSSIQIGVRNLTDRQPPLIYSGFNASTDMRTYDAIGRFYWMRWTARF, encoded by the coding sequence GTGAGTATTCAGCCACTGAGCCAAGCTGTTCGCCTCGCACTGTTACCAATTTCGACTGCCGCCCTTGCTCTGGGAGCAACGGGCAGCGTCCTCGCACAGGACACCGCACCCAAAGAAGAAGCTACCAACCTGGACCGCATTCAGGTCACCGGCTCGCGCATCAAGCGCGCCGACCTGGAGACCTCCAGCCCCGTCTTCACCATCGACCGGCAGAACATCGAGAGCTCAGGCGCTGCCACCGTCGGTGAATTCCTGCAGCGCACCCCGGCCATCGCTGGCGCGGCCACCAATCCACAGGTCAACAACGGCGGCGGCGCGGGCGCGGCCACGGTCGACCTGCGCGGCCTGGGCGTCAACCGGTCGCTGGTGCTGGTCGACGGCAAGCGCTGGATCGGCACCATCTCCAACGCCAATGGCGCGGTGGACGTGAACTCCATCCCGATGGGCCTCATCGAACGTGTCGAAGTACTGAAGGATGGCGCCTCGGCGATCTACGGTTCCGACGCCATCGGCGGCGTGGTCAATTTCATTCTGCGCAAGGACTTTGAAGGCGTGGAGGCGAGCGCTTTCTACGGCATATCCTCGCGCGGTGACGCCGATACCCAACGCTTCGATGCCACCTTCGGCCTGGCCGGAGAAAAAGGCCGCATGATGTTGGGTGCGAGCTATGACAAGGAAGACTCGGTCAGCGCCGCAGATCGCACCTACTCGAGCCAGCCCTACCAGCTATATGCCGGTGAAAAGGGTATCGGCGGCACCAGCCGTATCCTGACTGGCCGTTATGTGGTGCCGCGCGATGTCGCGATAGCCCGTGGCACTACGTTGGATGCGAACTGCGCCCAACCCAGCGGCACAAATCCCAACCCCAACGTCGTACTGACCCGCATCGACGGACGGGCTGGTACAGCAGGGTCGGACTTCCGCTGCTTCAATGGCAACACCGACACCTACAACTTCCAATCCGACGGCAACCTCAACCTGACACCGCAGGAGCGCACCTCGTTGTTCATGAGCGGCAATTACCAGCTCACCGACAACATCGAGGCCTTCGTGCTGGGCTCATGGTTGCGAACCGAGTCCTCGTTCTTCATCGCGCCGCTGCCCTTCGATGGCCGCGCCGATGTCGACAATGTGCCAATCAGCAAGGACAGCCTCTACAACCCGTTCGGCGTAGACATCACCGACGCGCGTCTGCGCCTGCGTGATTTCATCCCAACCCGCACGACTCGCTTCGAAACGGAGACCTACCAGATCACCGGCGGCCTGCGCGGCGTATTCGGCGACAGCACCTGGAGTTGGGATGCTTCTTATGGTTACGGCCGCACGCCGCAGTCATCGACCGTGCGAGGCTACCTGATCGGCCAGGGCCTCACCGATGCTTTGGGGCCGTCGATGATCGACCCGGTCACTGGCAACCCCATCTGCGTGCGCACCGCCGGCAATGCCGCAACCGCCATCAATGACTGTATCCCCGTCAATTTCATGGGCCCGGCTCCTGACCCCAGCACCGCAACCGGCCAGGCCCAGCTTGCAGCTCTGGAGCTGATCAATCCGACCATTCACAGCACCAGCGAGAACGACCTGAAGGTCTTCAATGCCAACGTCACCGGCGATCTGTTCAGCCTCCCGGCTGGTGCCGTCTCGCTCGCGGTTGGTGCCGAGCGCCGTATCGAGTCAGCGTCCTCCAGCAGCGACTTCCTGACCATCATCCCGCCAGGCAAGACGGTCTGCCGCATCACCCAGGAAGCCTGTACCGGTGGCGACATCAACGGCGAATTCGACGTAAATGAAATCTACGCAGAAGCGCTGATCCCGTTGCTTGCGGACGCCCCATTCGCCGAGAAACTCAACGTCTCACTCGGCACCCGCTATTCGGACTACTCCAACTTCGGCGGCACCACCAACTCCAAGATCGGCGTGGAATGGAAGCCCTTCGCCGACCTGCTGGTCCGTGCCACCTATGCCGACGTCTTCCGCGCCCCGACCATCGGCGATCTGTACTCGCCGACAGTCCCAAGTGCCAACACCTATTCAGACCCCTGCAATGGTTACGAGGGAGGCAACCCCGCCGCATGTGCCGGTGTGCCAACCGATGGTACGTTCCGCCAAAGCAACAACCAGGTCACTTCGTTCCAGGTCTCCGACCCCAACCTGCAGCCCGAAGAAGGCGACGTGCTGACGTATGGTTTCGTCTATAGCCCGAGCTGGCTGGAAGGATTCAGCGTCACCGCCGACTATTGGCGGGTGAAGCTGGATCAGTTCATCGTCAACCTGCCGGAGAACATGCTGCTCAACCAGTGCTTCAATTTCGGCCGGTTCTGCGACACGTTCATCCGCGATGCCAATGGCGACGTCGCACAGATGACCAACAAGATCGGCAACTTCGGCTCCATGAAGACGTCGGGCATGGACCTTGGCTTCCGCTATCAGCTGCCGGAAGGCGCATGGGGTAAGTTGGTCTGGAATCTGGACACCACCTACCTGGCAGAATACGAAGTACAGCTGGTTTCCGGCGACCCAACCAGTGATGTCGGCGCGTTCCCGGGCATTCCAGGCAGTGTCGGCCTTGCCGGCACCTTCGTTGACAACGCCTCGTCGGGCTTCGGCAACATGGCCCGCTGGCGCGCGCTGAACGACCTGACGTGGTCGCTTGGCAACCTCAGCGCCAGCCTGACCACCCGCTACGTGCACCATGTATATGAAGCACCTGACGTGGCCGATGTCACCGAGCCAGGCTATGTGGCCAGGCGCCGGGTGCCGTCCTTCACCCAGACCGATTTCCAGATCGGCTATCGCTTCGAGGACCTGAAGAACAGCTCCATCCAGATCGGCGTGCGCAATCTTACTGACCGCCAGCCGCCATTGATCTATTCTGGCTTCAACGCCTCGACGGACATGCGGACCTACGATGCAATCGGCCGTTTCTACTGGATGCGCTGGACTGCCCGTTTCTGA
- a CDS encoding tetratricopeptide repeat-containing sulfotransferase family protein yields MQDELELALEQLEQGEHRLAEARMRRLLAHTPELAPAMQVLAMALASQGQLSEARELFVQAAELQPASVGAWMNLGNVCLEVGDHVAAEAAFARAHALGSDDVAWLLGHGLSLLGLARFAEANRVLRAALAREPEAADVRLAYAQSLAEMERFEELAQCLREVNAVSLDPAQRRAFAWLLAQAGDDLTAQEVYRQILLETPDATESRVQFSLLLERLNRVDEADNVLKAVSAISTTANSGMYVLAAARILRRQQKWDAAITLLASGLQRKLEPAMQAQLGFELARNHERLGQVELTMQALSAAHTAAEAAFRQRSSGEQAPGVLDWLQQRLQRSAPASWQQGHADALPEDPVFLVGFPRSGTTLLERMLDAHSQLDVLDERPALEVVIEQLRAAEGWPGDDLDTGLDALSSNSIDALRRRYWAEVQHHLQPQGRLVDKYPLTLTRLPYVARLFPKADWILLIRHPCDCVLSCYMQAFGSNGGALAFASLESTARTYVAIMEWWHAQRALSPARVHTLRYEDLVGDVSGELGRLMDFLSLPVEQQQFSFDNLAATRSRRINTPSYSQVVQPLNAGAVGRWRPYRAHFSDEVLAALAPWVHRYGYTLD; encoded by the coding sequence ATGCAGGACGAACTGGAACTGGCGCTGGAGCAGCTTGAGCAGGGGGAGCACCGGCTGGCGGAGGCGAGGATGCGTCGGCTGCTTGCCCACACGCCTGAACTCGCACCGGCCATGCAGGTGCTTGCGATGGCCTTGGCATCGCAGGGGCAGCTCAGCGAAGCGCGGGAGCTGTTCGTGCAAGCCGCCGAACTGCAGCCAGCTTCGGTTGGTGCCTGGATGAACCTGGGCAATGTCTGCCTTGAGGTTGGCGACCACGTAGCTGCCGAAGCTGCCTTCGCGCGTGCACATGCACTGGGCTCTGATGATGTGGCGTGGCTGCTGGGTCATGGTTTGTCCTTGCTGGGGCTGGCGCGGTTCGCCGAGGCAAACCGAGTGCTGCGGGCAGCGTTGGCCAGGGAGCCCGAGGCTGCCGACGTGCGCTTGGCTTATGCGCAGAGCCTTGCGGAAATGGAGCGGTTTGAAGAACTGGCTCAGTGCCTGCGCGAAGTGAATGCGGTCTCACTCGACCCTGCGCAGCGGCGGGCGTTCGCCTGGTTGCTGGCGCAGGCAGGCGACGACCTCACTGCGCAGGAGGTATACCGGCAGATCCTGCTGGAAACACCAGATGCGACGGAGTCACGCGTGCAGTTTTCGCTGCTGCTGGAGCGACTGAATCGTGTGGACGAGGCGGACAATGTACTGAAGGCTGTCTCAGCCATCAGTACAACCGCGAACTCCGGAATGTATGTGCTCGCTGCTGCCCGCATTCTGCGGCGGCAACAGAAATGGGATGCGGCAATCACCTTGCTCGCATCAGGCCTGCAGCGAAAGCTCGAGCCAGCGATGCAGGCTCAGCTGGGGTTTGAACTCGCGCGTAACCACGAGCGGCTTGGGCAGGTTGAGCTGACAATGCAGGCGCTGTCTGCAGCACACACGGCGGCGGAAGCCGCGTTCCGCCAGCGTTCTTCCGGGGAGCAAGCGCCGGGCGTGCTGGATTGGCTGCAGCAACGGTTGCAGCGATCAGCGCCGGCATCCTGGCAGCAAGGCCACGCAGATGCGCTGCCGGAAGACCCGGTGTTTCTGGTGGGCTTCCCGCGTTCGGGAACGACCTTGCTGGAGCGCATGCTGGACGCGCATTCGCAGTTGGACGTGTTGGATGAACGCCCTGCGTTGGAAGTGGTGATCGAGCAGTTGCGCGCTGCGGAAGGCTGGCCCGGCGATGACCTGGACACGGGGCTGGATGCGCTTTCCTCAAATTCAATCGACGCGCTGCGGCGGCGCTACTGGGCCGAGGTGCAGCATCATCTGCAGCCGCAGGGGCGGCTGGTGGACAAGTATCCATTGACCCTGACGCGCTTGCCGTATGTGGCGCGCCTGTTTCCAAAGGCTGACTGGATTCTGTTGATCCGCCACCCATGCGACTGCGTGCTGAGCTGTTACATGCAGGCCTTTGGCAGCAACGGCGGCGCCTTGGCATTCGCGAGCCTGGAGTCAACGGCGCGGACCTACGTCGCGATAATGGAGTGGTGGCATGCGCAGCGCGCATTGAGCCCGGCTCGCGTGCACACCCTGCGCTATGAAGACCTGGTTGGTGATGTCAGCGGCGAACTGGGCAGGCTGATGGACTTCCTTTCGTTGCCCGTGGAGCAACAACAGTTCTCCTTCGACAATCTTGCCGCCACGCGCAGCCGACGCATAAACACGCCCAGCTATTCACAGGTGGTGCAACCGCTCAATGCAGGCGCGGTAGGCAGATGGCGCCCCTATCGCGCGCATTTCAGTGATGAAGTGCTTGCCGCGCTTGCGCCATGGGTGCATCGCTACGGCTACACGCTGGACTGA
- a CDS encoding 2OG-Fe(II) oxygenase has protein sequence MCGKLIESFNALSRFQQRNGRGVRPGLDDSAWTELDVSRLSDAGFLSYFRQLVSNALRQYNADVGLPIAIPDSPLLSPLILKRYRAGSEEKFQTHFDSINEVCDRYLVFLWYLNDVETGGETWFPGLQTGVVPRAGRLLMFPPYWLYAHQGRPAPEQDKYILSTYLRFPQAQSSV, from the coding sequence ATGTGCGGCAAGCTGATCGAGTCCTTCAACGCGCTCTCCCGTTTCCAGCAACGCAACGGCCGTGGGGTACGTCCCGGTCTTGATGACAGCGCCTGGACCGAGCTGGACGTTAGCCGCCTGTCCGACGCGGGATTCCTCAGCTATTTCCGGCAACTGGTCAGCAACGCGCTGCGCCAGTACAACGCCGATGTCGGCCTGCCAATCGCGATACCTGACAGCCCCCTGCTCAGCCCGCTGATCCTCAAGCGCTACCGCGCCGGCAGCGAGGAAAAATTCCAGACCCACTTTGATTCGATCAACGAGGTCTGCGACCGCTACCTGGTTTTCCTCTGGTACCTCAATGACGTCGAAACCGGCGGGGAGACCTGGTTTCCCGGGTTGCAGACCGGTGTGGTTCCGCGCGCCGGTAGGCTGCTGATGTTCCCGCCGTACTGGCTGTATGCCCACCAAGGACGACCCGCACCCGAACAGGACAAGTACATCCTGTCCACCTACCTGAGATTTCCGCAGGCTCAGTCCAGCGTGTAG
- a CDS encoding branched-chain amino acid aminotransferase, giving the protein MSQSSLSFDVTRSDHPRSAEERAKILEKPGFGLHFTDHMVAVRWDKDTGWHNAAVTPYGPISLDPAAAVLHYGQEIFEGIKAYRHADGSVWTFRPQANAARLQRSARRLVLPELPADIFVESLKQLVALDKDWVSDADEASLYFRPFMIGDEAFLGVRGAHKATYYVIASPAGPYFAKGVAPVAIWLSTDYARAAKGGTGAAKCGGNYAASLLPQQQAQAQGCSQVLFLDPVEGKYLEELGGMNVFLVYGKENKLVTPALSGSILEGITRESLLQLARDRGMNVEERQVTIDEWKQGVSSGEITEVFACGTAAVITPIGQLKGEDFSVGDLNAPAGEVTMSLRKELTDIQYGRQPDRHGWLVRLDA; this is encoded by the coding sequence GTGTCCCAGTCTTCGTTGAGCTTCGATGTCACCCGTTCGGACCATCCGCGTAGCGCCGAGGAGCGCGCCAAAATCCTGGAAAAGCCGGGCTTTGGTCTGCACTTCACCGACCACATGGTGGCCGTACGCTGGGACAAGGACACCGGCTGGCACAACGCGGCGGTAACGCCGTACGGCCCGATTTCGCTGGACCCGGCCGCTGCCGTGCTGCATTACGGCCAGGAAATCTTCGAAGGCATCAAGGCCTACCGTCACGCGGACGGTTCGGTGTGGACCTTCCGTCCGCAAGCCAATGCCGCACGCCTGCAGCGCTCCGCGCGCCGTCTGGTGCTGCCGGAGCTGCCGGCTGACATCTTTGTCGAATCGCTCAAGCAGCTGGTCGCGCTGGACAAGGACTGGGTGTCCGATGCCGATGAAGCCAGCCTGTACTTCCGCCCGTTCATGATCGGCGACGAAGCCTTCCTCGGCGTGCGCGGTGCGCACAAGGCGACGTATTACGTGATCGCCAGCCCGGCCGGCCCGTACTTCGCCAAGGGCGTTGCACCGGTCGCTATCTGGTTGTCCACCGATTACGCGCGCGCTGCCAAGGGTGGCACCGGTGCGGCCAAGTGCGGTGGCAACTACGCCGCTTCGCTGCTGCCGCAGCAGCAGGCGCAGGCGCAGGGTTGCTCGCAGGTGCTGTTCCTCGACCCGGTCGAGGGCAAGTACCTGGAAGAACTGGGCGGCATGAACGTGTTCCTGGTCTACGGCAAGGAAAACAAGCTGGTCACCCCGGCACTGTCGGGCAGCATCCTGGAAGGCATCACCCGCGAATCGCTGCTGCAGCTGGCCCGCGACCGCGGCATGAACGTGGAAGAGCGCCAGGTCACCATCGACGAGTGGAAGCAGGGCGTCAGCTCGGGCGAAATCACCGAGGTGTTTGCCTGCGGTACCGCTGCGGTGATCACCCCGATCGGCCAGCTCAAGGGCGAGGACTTCTCGGTCGGCGACCTCAATGCGCCGGCCGGCGAAGTGACCATGTCGCTGCGCAAGGAACTGACCGATATCCAGTACGGCCGTCAGCCGGACCGTCACGGTTGGTTGGTGCGCCTGGACGCCTGA